In Streptomyces nojiriensis, one genomic interval encodes:
- a CDS encoding ATP-binding protein — protein sequence MNWLIHDYRESDLAAVVHLIDTTAELGQESVFSLAECIGALTDRQPCVVAVHQGVPIGAALACVTGERAWVMRIAIAAGWRGRGLASALLVELERRLIAARVGRIAYVLPEEDMLGEGLLNAGYTRQPAVAYFEKTEPLHGPAAGLLDDLGGRFLPNDLWAKVAGMEKEKDLIERRVVLPLAEPERAASHGVRPPRAITLFGPPGTGKTTFARAIASRLGWPFVELLPSRLADEGNLAAALRDAFARIAELERVLVFIDEVEEIAPVRTEPAQPGGIHGVTNELLKLIPGFREGDERLLVCATNSIRSLDPAFLRPGRFDYLIPIGTPDAGARAAIWSRYTAGRADVDVDALVAATELFTPADIEHAARIAAQVSFERDLEAVGARGAAAAQLGATTRDYLAAVRQCRPTVTPAMTGEFEADITAHARF from the coding sequence GTGAACTGGCTCATCCACGACTACCGCGAGAGCGATCTCGCAGCGGTGGTCCATCTGATCGACACCACGGCCGAACTCGGCCAGGAGTCCGTCTTCTCGCTCGCCGAGTGCATCGGCGCGCTGACCGACCGCCAGCCCTGTGTGGTCGCCGTCCACCAGGGCGTCCCCATCGGCGCGGCGCTCGCCTGCGTCACCGGCGAACGGGCCTGGGTCATGCGCATCGCGATCGCCGCCGGCTGGCGGGGCCGGGGCCTGGCCAGCGCCCTGCTCGTCGAACTGGAGCGACGGCTCATCGCCGCGCGCGTCGGCCGCATCGCCTACGTCCTGCCCGAGGAGGACATGCTCGGCGAGGGCCTCCTCAACGCCGGGTACACCCGGCAGCCGGCCGTCGCCTACTTCGAGAAGACGGAGCCGCTGCACGGACCGGCCGCGGGCCTCCTCGACGACCTCGGCGGCCGCTTCCTGCCGAACGACCTGTGGGCCAAGGTCGCCGGCATGGAGAAGGAGAAGGACCTCATCGAGCGGCGCGTGGTGCTGCCGCTCGCCGAGCCCGAGCGGGCCGCCTCGCACGGGGTGCGGCCGCCGCGCGCCATCACCCTCTTCGGCCCGCCCGGCACCGGCAAGACCACCTTCGCCCGGGCCATCGCCTCCCGGCTCGGCTGGCCCTTCGTGGAACTGCTGCCCTCCCGCCTCGCCGACGAGGGCAACCTGGCGGCCGCGCTGCGCGACGCGTTCGCCCGGATCGCCGAGCTCGAGCGCGTACTCGTCTTCATCGACGAGGTCGAGGAGATCGCACCGGTGCGCACCGAGCCCGCGCAGCCCGGCGGGATCCACGGGGTGACGAACGAGCTGCTGAAGCTGATACCGGGCTTCCGGGAGGGCGACGAGCGGCTGCTGGTGTGCGCCACCAACTCCATCCGGTCCCTCGACCCGGCCTTCCTGCGGCCCGGGCGCTTCGACTACCTGATCCCGATCGGCACCCCGGACGCCGGGGCGCGCGCCGCCATCTGGTCCCGCTACACGGCGGGCCGCGCGGACGTCGACGTGGACGCCCTGGTGGCGGCCACCGAGCTGTTCACGCCCGCCGACATCGAGCACGCGGCGCGGATCGCGGCGCAGGTGTCCTTCGAACGGGACCTGGAGGCGGTGGGCGCACGGGGCGCGGCGGCCGCGCAGCTGGGCGCGACCACGCGGGACTACCTGGCGGCGGTCCGGCAGTGCCGGCCGACGGTGACCCCGGCGATGACGGGCGAGTTCGAGGCGGACATCACCGCGCACGCCCGGTTCTGA
- a CDS encoding glycosyltransferase family 39 protein: MPSDISAISESRSRRLLVWLVPLLWTLGLGLWGLSRQDSVWRDEAATWQVAGRSPGEIWAMLGHVDAVHGLYYLLMHCLFEVFGASTATLRLPSVLAVSAAAACVALIGRRLAGFWAGLGGGLALGLLPAVQFYLQEGRPYALVAAGAGLATLLLVSLLERRPGRRTWPRWAAYGITVLVCALLNWLSLLVLPAHAATLGWVRAGRGAWLRWAVYASGAVAGALPLILFSRDQSDQVSWIPPLTWHMLIGPGILLAIGGLGAWADRSGRSGRPDCKALSVAAVGLPLLAVPQLGLIGLSLVQPLFQDRYVLFSMVGLALLIGAALGTAVGACAPRFPRAADLLVPGVAGLSVLALLPVELDKRAPASRIDDVLAVAAEVAGLKRDGDAVLFVPAARRDTALVSPGAFGGLADVALAASPAASATLKGEEADPARIRAALLGQRRVLLVTDAEKVAKPPSAERDQAKAAVLREHFAVVADRQVRGRRVTVYERRG; the protein is encoded by the coding sequence ATGCCTTCCGACATATCCGCCATATCTGAGTCCCGGAGTCGGCGCCTTCTGGTGTGGCTGGTCCCCCTGCTGTGGACCCTGGGGCTCGGTCTGTGGGGGCTCTCCCGGCAGGACAGCGTGTGGCGGGACGAGGCCGCGACCTGGCAGGTGGCCGGGCGGTCGCCGGGCGAGATATGGGCGATGCTCGGACACGTGGACGCCGTGCACGGTCTCTACTACCTGCTGATGCACTGCCTCTTCGAGGTGTTCGGGGCGAGTACGGCGACGCTGCGGCTGCCGTCGGTGCTGGCCGTCTCGGCCGCCGCGGCGTGCGTGGCGCTGATCGGGCGGCGCCTGGCCGGGTTCTGGGCGGGGCTCGGCGGCGGGCTGGCCCTCGGGCTGTTGCCGGCGGTCCAGTTCTACCTCCAGGAGGGCCGTCCGTACGCGCTGGTCGCGGCGGGGGCCGGGCTCGCGACGCTGCTGCTGGTCTCGCTCCTGGAGCGCCGGCCCGGGCGGCGGACCTGGCCGCGCTGGGCGGCGTACGGGATCACGGTGCTGGTGTGCGCCCTGCTGAACTGGCTGTCCCTGCTGGTCCTGCCCGCGCACGCGGCGACCCTGGGGTGGGTGCGGGCCGGGCGGGGGGCGTGGCTGCGCTGGGCGGTGTACGCCTCGGGCGCGGTGGCGGGGGCGCTGCCGCTGATCCTGTTCAGCCGCGACCAGTCCGACCAGGTGTCCTGGATACCGCCGCTGACCTGGCACATGCTGATCGGGCCGGGGATCCTCCTGGCGATCGGCGGGCTGGGCGCGTGGGCGGACCGGTCGGGCCGGTCGGGCCGTCCGGACTGCAAGGCGCTCTCGGTGGCGGCGGTCGGCCTGCCGCTGCTGGCGGTGCCGCAGCTCGGGCTGATCGGGCTGTCCCTGGTGCAGCCGCTGTTCCAGGACCGGTACGTGCTGTTCAGCATGGTGGGGCTGGCGCTGCTGATCGGCGCCGCCCTGGGCACCGCCGTAGGGGCTTGCGCGCCCCGCTTCCCGAGGGCGGCGGATCTGCTGGTGCCGGGCGTGGCCGGGCTGTCGGTGCTGGCCCTGCTGCCGGTGGAACTGGACAAGCGGGCCCCGGCCAGCCGGATCGACGACGTGCTCGCCGTGGCCGCCGAGGTGGCCGGGCTGAAGCGGGACGGGGACGCGGTGCTGTTCGTCCCGGCCGCGCGACGGGACACGGCGCTGGTCTCCCCCGGCGCCTTCGGGGGCCTGGCCGATGTGGCGCTGGCCGCGTCGCCGGCCGCGTCGGCCACCCTGAAGGGCGAGGAGGCGGACCCCGCGCGGATCCGGGCGGCGCTGCTCGGGCAGCGGCGGGTGCTGCTGGTGACGGACGCGGAGAAGGTGGCGAAGCCGCCGTCGGCGGAGCGGGACCAGGCCAAGGCGGCGGTCCTGCGGGAGCACTTCGCGGTGGTGGCGGACCGGCAGGTGCGGGGGCGCCGGGTGACGGTGTACGAGCGGCGCGGATAG
- a CDS encoding DUF6191 domain-containing protein has translation MGFVIFMTLPGLALVLTAVAFLDLALLRAGRAGLLPWRWNGRQGQVSATGFEQLHASFSPGKQNELKERQSALVMRDDEEDGAPPRTRVDLDGGLAVIRLPCTAAASATGNSGT, from the coding sequence ATGGGCTTCGTCATCTTCATGACCCTTCCCGGTCTGGCGCTGGTGCTCACCGCCGTGGCCTTCCTCGACCTGGCACTGCTCCGCGCGGGCCGCGCCGGGCTGCTGCCCTGGCGGTGGAACGGCCGTCAGGGGCAGGTGTCCGCCACCGGCTTCGAGCAGCTGCACGCCAGCTTCTCGCCGGGCAAGCAGAACGAGCTCAAGGAGCGGCAGAGCGCCCTCGTCATGCGTGACGACGAGGAGGACGGCGCCCCGCCGCGCACCAGGGTCGACCTCGACGGCGGGCTCGCCGTCATCCGGCTGCCCTGCACCGCGGCCGCGTCCGCTACGGGGAACAGCGGTACGTGA
- a CDS encoding serine/threonine-protein kinase, translated as MDDTRAAWSVPGYTEVRELGSGGSGRVVLAVHDGTGTPVAVKYLSDRLRRDPAFVGEFRAEARLLGGLQTPYVVRLYEYVEASGGAAIVMELVDGISLRALLKQSGRADAEAALVVLKGSLLGLAAAHRAGVVHRDYKPENVLVAPDGSSKLVDFGIAANRGSTPGVAGTPAYMAPEQWQGRPASPAADVYAATATFFECLTGRKPYDGENFAELAVQHIEAPVPETEAPEPVRPLIRRGLAKAPEQRPENAEAFVAELEGVALAAYGPEWEERGQRKLAALAALLPLLFPSAGGAAAGTTAFATTTVPSGSGWAPGRRGWLAAGLALVLGTVLVLTTDAIGAAPDAASAVSAFATTSAAPPGSASPSASASPSATDSASPSPSPSPTASPSPSPSASGSPSPSPSWSASPTPKPTVSWSPTPTPTPTPTPTLKVTDVSVTLKTGVYRGDAAVSVTSQGTGSVTVTVEWFLGGAQGSYSVADGSEQFVVPAGSTVTQVRSHAFARDRGCYGGVRVTTKPTAGNKSASASQYLLRCQEVPR; from the coding sequence ATGGACGACACGCGGGCGGCATGGTCGGTCCCCGGTTACACCGAGGTCCGTGAGCTGGGTTCGGGCGGCAGCGGCCGCGTGGTGCTCGCCGTCCACGACGGCACGGGCACCCCGGTCGCGGTGAAGTACCTCAGCGACCGGCTGCGCCGGGATCCGGCGTTCGTCGGGGAGTTCCGGGCCGAGGCCCGCCTCTTGGGCGGGCTGCAGACCCCGTACGTGGTCAGGCTGTACGAGTACGTGGAGGCGTCCGGCGGCGCGGCCATCGTCATGGAGCTGGTGGACGGCATCTCCCTGCGCGCGCTGCTGAAGCAGTCCGGGCGGGCCGACGCCGAGGCCGCGCTGGTGGTGCTCAAGGGGTCCCTGCTGGGGCTGGCCGCGGCGCACCGGGCGGGCGTCGTCCACCGGGACTACAAGCCGGAGAACGTGCTGGTCGCGCCGGACGGCTCGTCGAAGCTGGTGGACTTCGGGATCGCGGCGAACCGGGGCAGCACGCCCGGCGTGGCCGGAACCCCCGCCTACATGGCTCCCGAGCAGTGGCAGGGCCGGCCGGCCTCGCCCGCGGCCGACGTGTACGCGGCGACGGCGACCTTCTTCGAGTGCCTCACCGGCCGCAAGCCCTACGACGGGGAGAACTTCGCCGAACTCGCCGTCCAGCACATCGAGGCGCCGGTGCCGGAGACGGAAGCGCCCGAGCCCGTACGTCCGCTGATCCGGCGCGGCCTCGCGAAGGCGCCCGAGCAGCGGCCGGAGAACGCCGAGGCGTTCGTGGCCGAGCTGGAGGGCGTGGCGCTGGCGGCGTACGGGCCCGAGTGGGAGGAGCGCGGGCAGCGCAAGCTGGCGGCGCTGGCCGCCCTGCTGCCGCTGCTGTTCCCCTCGGCGGGCGGCGCCGCGGCCGGTACCACGGCGTTCGCCACGACCACGGTGCCCAGCGGTTCCGGCTGGGCTCCGGGGCGCCGCGGCTGGCTCGCGGCGGGCCTGGCGCTGGTACTGGGAACCGTACTGGTCCTGACGACGGACGCGATCGGCGCGGCCCCGGACGCGGCTTCGGCGGTGAGCGCCTTCGCCACGACGAGCGCGGCCCCGCCCGGGTCGGCCTCGCCGAGCGCGAGCGCGAGCCCGAGCGCGACGGACTCCGCCTCCCCTTCGCCCAGTCCGAGCCCCACGGCGTCCCCGAGCCCCTCGCCGTCGGCGTCCGGGTCGCCGTCGCCTTCTCCCTCGTGGTCGGCGAGCCCCACCCCGAAGCCGACGGTGAGCTGGTCGCCCACGCCGACCCCGACCCCGACGCCCACTCCGACGCTGAAGGTCACGGACGTCTCCGTCACGCTCAAGACCGGCGTCTACCGCGGAGACGCGGCCGTCTCGGTCACCTCCCAGGGCACCGGCTCGGTCACCGTGACGGTGGAGTGGTTCCTGGGCGGCGCGCAGGGCTCCTACTCCGTCGCCGACGGATCGGAACAGTTCGTGGTCCCGGCCGGCTCGACGGTCACCCAGGTCAGGTCCCACGCCTTCGCACGCGACCGCGGCTGCTACGGCGGGGTACGGGTCACCACCAAGCCCACCGCCGGGAACAAGTCCGCGTCGGCCTCGCAGTACCTGCTGCGCTGCCAGGAGGTGCCCCGATGA